The Halorussus caseinilyticus genome contains a region encoding:
- a CDS encoding DUF7342 family protein, whose translation MDLTNTPDDVRDPDEEPPDFTEWDAPEEVLKGGPTRERLLGVILQLRTPTKVAEIADKADCDTETARDYLEWFTSMGMTREIPGRPVRYERNESYLRWRRIEQIREQYSESDIVKELKETMAQLEEYRARFNADSPDEVSLVDDAGESSVEEVWEAVSEWKTLERRAELLDTARQNGHPSSGGARVDA comes from the coding sequence ATGGACTTGACTAACACCCCCGACGACGTTCGAGACCCGGACGAGGAACCACCAGATTTCACCGAATGGGATGCACCCGAAGAGGTCCTGAAAGGTGGTCCAACGCGAGAACGACTGCTCGGTGTCATCTTACAACTCCGTACACCAACCAAGGTCGCGGAAATCGCAGACAAAGCAGACTGCGATACCGAGACCGCGCGTGACTACCTCGAATGGTTCACTTCGATGGGGATGACGCGCGAGATTCCGGGGCGGCCGGTGAGATACGAGCGAAACGAGTCGTATCTACGGTGGCGTAGAATCGAACAGATTCGAGAACAGTACTCCGAGAGTGACATCGTCAAGGAACTCAAAGAGACGATGGCGCAGCTTGAGGAGTACCGGGCGCGATTCAATGCCGACAGTCCGGATGAGGTGTCGCTCGTGGACGATGCTGGAGAGTCGTCGGTCGAAGAAGTATGGGAAGCAGTGAGTGAATGGAAAACACTGGAGCGACGGGCAGAGCTGTTAGATACGGCGCGGCAGAACGGCCATCCGTCGAGTGGTGGTGCCAGAGTCGATGCCTGA
- a CDS encoding MBL fold metallo-hydrolase has protein sequence MDVSYQNANVYAGNESTLLRFHTNDGTTACILIDAGDGVDLDALLADDEYLNAILLTHGHIDHYRTLGDNVRHNAPIYTAPATATIVERALPEAQKHNDLGTVSDALNALEPIEDWTAILPNLEVRPIPVGHTPGAVGFVIRFHDEASANSTFDDEMQYLLATGGFTTRPCAGFPGLETALPVDIDAVLLNVATTDESTPHLNDSLRTILERGFAGSPVVVATSALTGVHYATLLGHLVNELDRTLPIRLVGQTAKLWDDLDFDTPNVESQWVFSEPSEVLDSGAITICGPDEPVRGNAKRLFGAIEDDPSAVFVQLTTGGAEPASSGSCTTHAFEVINHPTPETLDETVAELAPQHVVIKHATGGELNRFQKRYDECFTWGTNDDHEHTLYEAGEWVAPGWLTDRVVQKIRMQQWQALSDKPVATRESFPTPERTPVDVAAEGVAVDEFRDQFSTQSIETDHDGRTSGPSASTKNQELHPETTQDVRDDPAAASSPDPETDSFESTVLTRLDAIESKLDAKVATETVTAQVLSGDGQTFLQVLDETDLPPGQMVELQIREATSEDDSSS, from the coding sequence ATGGATGTCTCGTACCAGAACGCGAATGTCTACGCTGGCAATGAGTCGACCCTCTTGCGATTTCACACGAACGACGGGACGACTGCGTGCATCCTCATCGATGCCGGAGACGGCGTTGATTTAGACGCCCTCCTCGCTGACGACGAGTACCTCAACGCGATACTGCTCACACACGGCCATATCGACCACTATCGGACACTTGGCGATAACGTTCGCCACAACGCGCCAATTTATACGGCCCCCGCAACAGCGACGATTGTCGAGCGCGCACTCCCCGAAGCCCAGAAACACAACGACCTCGGGACTGTCTCGGACGCACTCAACGCGCTCGAACCAATCGAGGACTGGACCGCTATCCTGCCGAACCTCGAAGTTCGTCCAATTCCTGTCGGGCACACGCCCGGTGCTGTTGGATTCGTCATTCGGTTCCACGACGAGGCGAGCGCTAACTCGACATTCGACGACGAAATGCAGTATCTCCTCGCAACGGGTGGCTTCACGACTCGGCCCTGCGCGGGGTTTCCTGGACTGGAGACGGCCTTGCCGGTCGATATCGATGCCGTCCTGCTGAACGTTGCGACGACCGACGAGTCCACGCCTCACCTCAACGATTCATTGCGAACGATTCTCGAACGCGGGTTCGCTGGATCGCCTGTCGTCGTCGCTACGAGCGCACTGACGGGCGTTCACTACGCGACGCTCCTCGGCCACTTAGTCAACGAACTTGACCGGACACTTCCGATTCGGCTCGTCGGTCAAACCGCGAAACTCTGGGACGACCTTGACTTCGATACGCCGAACGTCGAATCACAGTGGGTTTTCTCTGAGCCGTCGGAGGTACTGGACTCGGGTGCAATCACGATTTGTGGTCCTGACGAGCCTGTCCGAGGCAATGCCAAGCGATTGTTCGGGGCTATCGAGGACGACCCCTCTGCGGTGTTCGTCCAACTTACGACGGGCGGGGCTGAGCCTGCTTCTAGCGGGTCGTGTACGACCCACGCATTCGAGGTCATCAACCATCCGACGCCCGAGACGCTTGACGAGACCGTCGCGGAGTTAGCGCCACAGCACGTCGTCATCAAGCATGCGACGGGTGGGGAGTTGAATCGGTTCCAGAAGCGCTACGACGAATGTTTCACGTGGGGCACCAACGACGACCACGAGCATACTCTCTACGAGGCGGGAGAATGGGTTGCTCCGGGCTGGCTCACAGACCGGGTCGTCCAAAAAATTCGGATGCAACAATGGCAGGCGCTCAGCGACAAACCCGTTGCCACCCGAGAGAGCTTTCCAACTCCCGAGCGAACACCGGTCGATGTAGCGGCGGAAGGTGTGGCCGTTGACGAATTTCGAGACCAATTCTCTACTCAATCGATTGAGACTGACCACGATGGTCGAACTAGTGGCCCGTCTGCTTCGACTAAAAATCAAGAATTACACCCAGAAACGACTCAAGACGTACGCGACGACCCAGCGGCGGCGAGTTCGCCGGACCCTGAGACGGACTCGTTCGAATCGACGGTGTTGACTCGGTTGGACGCTATCGAGTCGAAGCTCGACGCCAAGGTCGCGACTGAGACGGTGACGGCACAAGTATTGAGTGGGGATGGGCAGACGTTCCTGCAAGTCTTGGACGAAACTGACCTCCCACCGGGACAGATGGTCGAACTGCAAATTCGTGAAGCTACAAGCGAAGACGACTCTTCGTCGTGA
- a CDS encoding transcription initiation factor IIB — protein MATSEIYETAFDEDVQNDTTNQCPECDGRVATNVAETVCEECGLVLEDERIDHGPEWRSFSDGEQNRERTGAPLTATRHDRGLSTEIGRGTDANGNRLSGRKRRQLGRLRREQSRGRFQSKAERNLAHGLGEVRRISSALDLAETIRDQACQLFRSAQNEDLLRGQSIEAMAAASVHGACRCNGLSRPLDDITEPARVEQARVRTAYQTLNTELGLPTQPVRPSGFIPQLTSELNIPDRIRNRARQLAEQAESAGAVSGVDPTGFAAACVYKAGRDAGRLMVQSDVARAANVSTVTIRTHRDTLNELAV, from the coding sequence ATGGCAACGAGCGAGATCTACGAGACGGCGTTCGACGAGGACGTACAGAACGACACAACGAATCAATGCCCGGAGTGTGACGGACGGGTGGCCACGAACGTCGCAGAGACCGTCTGTGAGGAGTGTGGACTCGTTCTCGAAGACGAACGTATCGACCACGGGCCGGAATGGCGGTCGTTCAGTGACGGCGAGCAGAACCGAGAGCGTACGGGTGCGCCGCTGACGGCCACTCGTCACGACCGCGGCCTCTCGACCGAAATCGGGCGCGGGACCGACGCGAACGGAAACAGACTCTCTGGTCGGAAACGCCGACAACTCGGTCGGCTTCGCCGAGAACAGTCCCGCGGGCGCTTCCAGTCAAAGGCCGAGCGCAACCTCGCACATGGTCTCGGGGAGGTCCGCCGAATCAGTAGCGCGCTCGACCTCGCCGAGACGATTCGTGACCAAGCATGCCAGCTCTTCCGGAGCGCCCAGAATGAAGACCTGCTTCGGGGGCAGTCAATCGAGGCGATGGCGGCAGCGAGCGTCCACGGTGCATGTCGGTGTAACGGCCTCTCGCGACCACTCGATGACATTACTGAGCCAGCTCGTGTCGAGCAAGCCCGAGTGAGGACTGCATATCAGACGCTGAATACGGAACTCGGCCTTCCAACCCAACCTGTGAGGCCGAGTGGATTCATTCCTCAGTTAACCTCCGAACTCAATATTCCCGACCGAATTAGGAATCGTGCCCGGCAGTTAGCAGAACAGGCAGAATCAGCAGGTGCCGTTTCAGGCGTTGATCCGACAGGATTCGCCGCCGCATGTGTATACAAAGCGGGACGTGACGCAGGCCGCTTGATGGTCCAATCAGACGTCGCACGGGCCGCGAATGTCTCGACGGTGACCATCCGCACTCACCGAGATACATTGAACGAACTCGCTGTGTGA
- a CDS encoding winged helix-turn-helix domain-containing protein: MTEFDPAPESEGSQRRWQEGTDTFGRVYDVILGITSPTTYTEIAELADCSSNAAKKHLDRLTEMGIVRADRDSRPPTYERNEGYLEWQDASRIADELTLEEIIDRVKALEEQRAEYESQFGTTDPADVSVFDYDNHETIHERMTAVSEWQGVIRDIRLYELARQLSQNDGHLIPA, translated from the coding sequence ATGACCGAGTTTGATCCAGCCCCAGAATCCGAGGGTTCGCAACGGCGATGGCAGGAAGGAACGGACACGTTTGGCCGTGTCTACGATGTCATCCTCGGGATTACGTCGCCAACGACGTATACCGAGATCGCAGAGCTCGCCGATTGCTCTTCGAACGCCGCAAAAAAGCATCTTGACCGTTTGACGGAGATGGGTATCGTCCGCGCAGACAGAGACAGTCGTCCGCCAACGTACGAACGAAACGAGGGGTATCTCGAATGGCAGGACGCCAGCCGAATCGCAGACGAACTCACTCTCGAGGAGATCATTGACCGTGTGAAAGCACTCGAAGAACAACGCGCTGAATACGAGTCCCAGTTCGGGACGACAGACCCGGCAGATGTCTCTGTGTTCGACTACGACAATCATGAAACCATCCACGAACGGATGACAGCGGTCAGCGAGTGGCAAGGCGTGATTCGGGATATTCGGCTGTACGAACTCGCTCGCCAACTCTCCCAAAACGACGGCCATCTGATTCCAGCATAG
- a CDS encoding DUF7389 domain-containing protein, giving the protein MSEHNSSSRATTESKATNDESSLTEYVERSDVGVSLTLKLKRGTGTRDEDQIKAKVKAKTLDDAREDMDVLRAYIRDLAEEARQIQPTKDE; this is encoded by the coding sequence ATGTCAGAACACAACTCGTCTTCTCGTGCAACGACCGAATCGAAAGCGACCAATGACGAATCGTCACTGACAGAGTACGTCGAGCGAAGCGATGTCGGTGTCTCGCTCACGCTGAAACTCAAGCGAGGGACTGGTACGCGGGATGAAGACCAGATCAAGGCAAAGGTCAAAGCGAAAACGCTCGACGACGCTCGAGAAGATATGGACGTACTTCGAGCGTACATTCGTGATCTCGCCGAGGAGGCCCGCCAGATTCAACCCACAAAAGACGAGTAG
- a CDS encoding AbrB/MazE/SpoVT family DNA-binding domain-containing protein, whose protein sequence is MSSDRIDAESKVSGNQANIPARIRRELGIDDGDQLRWHIEKDGSIRVHVIQQRTGTFSDFEGYDGDTETDVTTDHDAWGVDIE, encoded by the coding sequence ATGAGTAGTGACCGTATCGACGCCGAGAGCAAGGTCTCGGGCAACCAAGCAAACATCCCTGCCCGAATCCGGCGAGAACTCGGAATTGACGACGGTGACCAGCTACGCTGGCACATCGAAAAAGATGGCAGTATCCGCGTCCACGTCATTCAGCAACGGACAGGCACATTTAGTGACTTCGAGGGCTACGATGGAGACACAGAAACAGACGTAACTACCGACCACGACGCCTGGGGCGTCGACATCGAATAA
- a CDS encoding DNA-binding protein, which yields MSSNNASGKVVSVDEQALKQADERAVDADGFEVVKETPELRATVEQEIQAKVDANHPDGIKETSKERIQGATLEQEERIRAREAELDRISVRAEVSRQDGRAERARDIAAKRSKERRREFQKRAASVTPMADPERPDPREELSQDELASVNEQAKRLSEKLNGWTRAAISRRLAERMVEGASMMSAVVGVHEELQTAPGQVIPIGKLEEVNRKEVSISGHVETLWEPSHPSIAQVGLITDESGRTRVTVWKNSRAPWMEEGEQVTIRGAARNWYEGRVSLAVTGWTTIQFPERGRWWE from the coding sequence ATGTCTAGTAACAACGCAAGCGGCAAGGTCGTTTCGGTCGATGAACAGGCACTCAAACAGGCGGACGAGCGAGCAGTCGATGCGGATGGCTTCGAGGTCGTCAAGGAGACGCCCGAACTCAGAGCGACGGTCGAGCAGGAGATCCAAGCGAAGGTGGATGCGAACCACCCGGACGGAATCAAGGAGACGAGCAAGGAGCGGATTCAGGGTGCGACCCTCGAACAAGAGGAGCGCATTCGGGCGCGGGAGGCCGAACTGGATCGCATTAGCGTCCGGGCCGAAGTCAGTCGGCAGGATGGCCGGGCAGAGCGGGCGCGAGACATCGCGGCGAAACGGAGCAAGGAGCGGCGTCGAGAGTTCCAGAAGCGGGCGGCGAGCGTGACCCCGATGGCGGATCCGGAGCGTCCGGACCCACGCGAGGAGCTATCGCAAGACGAGCTAGCGAGCGTGAACGAGCAGGCGAAGCGATTGAGCGAGAAGTTGAATGGGTGGACGAGAGCGGCGATCAGTCGGCGATTGGCCGAGCGCATGGTCGAAGGAGCGAGCATGATGAGTGCAGTCGTCGGCGTCCACGAAGAATTGCAGACAGCGCCGGGACAGGTGATTCCAATCGGCAAGCTCGAGGAGGTCAATCGGAAGGAGGTGAGCATATCCGGGCATGTCGAGACGTTGTGGGAGCCATCGCATCCGAGTATCGCGCAAGTCGGACTCATTACGGACGAAAGCGGGCGAACCCGAGTCACGGTCTGGAAAAACTCGCGAGCGCCGTGGATGGAGGAAGGCGAGCAGGTGACCATTCGCGGAGCGGCCCGAAACTGGTACGAAGGACGCGTCTCCCTCGCTGTGACCGGGTGGACGACCATCCAGTTCCCTGAGCGCGGTCGCTGGTGGGAATAG
- a CDS encoding DUF7557 family protein encodes MSRHVQLADDLYERIKANRQEGESFSDTIERLIDNRSLRDLQDVFDNEQVGEMRDAIKIPEEEDTAEVRELGKRFD; translated from the coding sequence ATGTCGCGCCACGTTCAGCTTGCTGACGACCTCTACGAGCGCATCAAAGCAAATAGACAGGAGGGAGAGTCGTTTAGTGATACCATCGAGCGCCTCATCGACAACCGTTCGCTCCGTGACCTTCAGGATGTCTTCGACAATGAGCAGGTGGGTGAGATGCGGGACGCGATCAAGATACCAGAGGAAGAGGATACTGCCGAGGTCCGTGAACTCGGCAAGCGCTTCGACTAA
- a CDS encoding SWIM zinc finger family protein: protein MRNGSYADPENHEYTVRIEDDLPTACTCPADAKYSGACKHRVAVALRQPILDAVRHHQLLADGGETVQPPNHPHDHEENSEEQAETDEPDCDCADLSSDFPCWKCYRTGRRDLPE from the coding sequence GTGCGGAACGGGAGCTACGCCGACCCGGAGAATCACGAGTACACCGTCCGCATCGAGGACGACCTGCCGACCGCGTGTACGTGCCCTGCAGACGCAAAATACAGCGGGGCATGTAAACACCGCGTCGCGGTCGCGCTCCGTCAACCCATTCTCGACGCCGTCCGCCACCATCAACTCCTCGCCGACGGTGGCGAGACTGTCCAGCCCCCGAACCACCCTCACGACCACGAGGAGAACTCCGAAGAACAAGCAGAGACAGACGAACCGGACTGTGACTGTGCGGACCTCTCCAGCGATTTTCCGTGCTGGAAGTGCTACCGGACCGGACGACGTGACCTCCCCGAATAG
- a CDS encoding MarR family winged helix-turn-helix transcriptional regulator encodes MMGEAHLRVLDVLTEDQSITALHEQTGYSMGRVHEVVEELEQNGLVVTKRGNRNRRVVSATETAVFRAYRRLQSQHPHIDFSEILSRRTLHVCWFLDQPRKVSEIADRLPITRQRVYQLLAPLQERAMLTKDGTQYKIADDLTDLVEFARAFVDHEHAHRAREDAPSAVVLWSTPAEALVSVEAKQDREQLVDTDNWAVSGLARYEEYGLTFFGANQPPVFYSELDTKITVEQLVCHTLVAKTDSRRTSYALLLLTTTAFDEDQLRATATEYGVTGLIEDMLSFLHGDPTSSEYIPNTRDFEALKQQYEETS; translated from the coding sequence ATGATGGGGGAAGCGCATCTTCGAGTCCTCGACGTATTGACCGAGGACCAATCGATTACAGCCCTTCACGAGCAAACGGGCTATAGCATGGGCCGCGTCCACGAAGTGGTCGAAGAGTTAGAGCAGAACGGCCTTGTCGTGACGAAACGCGGGAATCGCAATCGAAGAGTGGTTTCAGCCACCGAAACAGCCGTGTTTCGCGCCTACCGGCGACTCCAAAGCCAACACCCCCATATCGATTTTTCGGAGATTCTCTCTCGACGCACCCTCCATGTCTGCTGGTTTCTGGACCAACCCCGGAAAGTCAGCGAGATTGCAGACCGACTCCCGATAACACGCCAGCGGGTCTACCAACTCCTTGCACCACTGCAAGAGCGTGCAATGCTTACCAAAGACGGAACCCAGTACAAGATTGCAGACGACCTCACGGACCTCGTCGAATTTGCTCGGGCATTCGTCGACCACGAACACGCACACCGAGCGAGAGAAGACGCCCCAAGCGCAGTCGTTCTGTGGAGTACCCCCGCGGAAGCACTCGTGTCCGTCGAAGCGAAACAGGACCGAGAACAGCTCGTAGATACGGATAATTGGGCAGTATCAGGGCTTGCACGGTACGAAGAGTACGGCCTCACGTTCTTCGGCGCGAACCAACCGCCGGTCTTCTACTCCGAACTCGACACCAAGATTACTGTCGAACAACTTGTCTGTCACACCCTCGTCGCCAAGACCGACAGCCGGCGGACAAGCTACGCACTCCTCCTACTGACGACGACCGCATTTGACGAAGACCAATTACGCGCAACTGCAACGGAGTACGGCGTAACTGGACTCATCGAAGATATGCTTTCGTTCCTCCACGGTGACCCAACTAGCTCCGAGTATATTCCGAATACACGTGATTTTGAGGCTCTTAAACAGCAATACGAGGAGACATCATGA
- a CDS encoding Cdc6/Cdc18 family protein — translation MRSFDEADKLYDDIDALEPDTETYRPKDLPEREDELDELHSALEPIARGGTPRDVLIYGPTGQGKTHGVKLKTEQLQEWADRNDVALTTANVQCKGSDKSYNVLTLLVKQLREVRFGPGVDKPVGHQRKTLVEMAFEEMEEIGGTILVVLDEIDAIGEDDYILYELPRANLDNTKLGVIGITNDLQFRDSLDADVRSSLGKREITFHPYDANQLKNILARRAVKALQDTKFEGNKKKLAALESDVLSDDVIPLCAAFAAQDTGDARQGLRLLSRSVELAKKENDEVVTESHVRKAKAGIERDRVGQSIRAETTQRKLALLTVVEAAENGETPAETSDLYEKYTDYCETIDADNYIDHTFREKLNDLEHSGLLEKNRTGRGHGKGMTNTYDLQVSTETAFENLSADGRLSKLVENIRSGRKKSTL, via the coding sequence ATGCGAAGCTTCGATGAGGCCGACAAACTCTACGACGACATTGACGCCTTAGAGCCAGACACCGAGACCTATCGTCCAAAAGACCTCCCCGAACGCGAAGACGAACTGGACGAACTCCACTCCGCCCTCGAACCAATCGCCCGCGGTGGCACACCCCGTGACGTACTCATTTACGGCCCCACAGGACAGGGCAAAACTCACGGCGTCAAACTCAAAACTGAACAATTGCAGGAGTGGGCCGACAGAAACGATGTGGCTCTCACGACGGCCAACGTCCAGTGCAAAGGGTCCGACAAATCCTACAACGTCCTTACGCTCCTCGTCAAACAACTCCGGGAAGTTCGATTCGGTCCTGGCGTGGACAAGCCCGTTGGCCACCAGCGGAAGACACTCGTAGAAATGGCCTTCGAAGAGATGGAAGAAATCGGCGGGACGATTCTCGTTGTCCTTGATGAGATCGACGCTATCGGCGAAGACGATTATATCCTCTACGAACTCCCGCGAGCGAATCTCGACAACACCAAACTCGGCGTTATCGGCATCACCAACGACCTCCAATTCCGCGATAGTCTCGATGCAGACGTACGCTCGTCACTCGGCAAGCGAGAAATCACCTTCCACCCTTACGACGCCAACCAACTCAAGAACATCCTTGCCCGACGCGCCGTGAAAGCCCTCCAAGACACCAAGTTCGAAGGCAACAAGAAGAAGCTTGCCGCGTTGGAGAGCGATGTCCTCAGCGACGACGTGATTCCGCTCTGCGCGGCGTTTGCGGCCCAAGACACGGGCGACGCTCGACAGGGACTCAGGCTTCTCTCCCGGTCTGTTGAGTTGGCGAAGAAAGAAAACGACGAGGTAGTCACCGAATCCCACGTCCGGAAGGCGAAGGCTGGAATCGAGCGCGACCGAGTTGGGCAAAGCATTCGCGCGGAGACCACCCAGCGGAAGCTGGCGCTCTTGACTGTGGTCGAGGCCGCCGAGAACGGCGAAACGCCCGCCGAGACAAGTGATCTCTACGAGAAGTACACTGACTACTGTGAGACCATCGACGCCGATAACTACATTGACCACACCTTTCGAGAGAAGCTAAACGACCTCGAACACTCCGGCCTCTTGGAGAAAAACCGAACCGGGCGAGGGCACGGCAAGGGCATGACGAACACCTACGACCTACAGGTCAGCACCGAGACCGCCTTCGAGAATTTGTCCGCCGATGGACGCCTGAGCAAACTCGTTGAAAATATCCGGTCCGGCCGAAAGAAAAGTACACTCTAA
- the mntA gene encoding type VII toxin-antitoxin system MntA family adenylyltransferase antitoxin, whose amino-acid sequence MRDDEHVCMVHTDDSAVERVKLDRLRSYLDQQRVVFAILFGSHARGTAGPDSDVDIALRFPETLDARERFRLRNQIDPDLQQYAEEFVDVSDIEQLPTAVAHAALQDGLLLTGDEQAVETYYEQIEKEYESTVDERKRQQREFIDRLASGDV is encoded by the coding sequence ATGCGGGACGATGAACACGTATGTATGGTGCATACAGACGACTCCGCGGTCGAACGCGTCAAGCTCGACCGACTGCGGTCGTATCTCGACCAACAGCGAGTCGTCTTTGCGATTCTCTTCGGTTCGCACGCACGCGGAACTGCTGGACCAGACTCAGACGTGGACATCGCACTCCGTTTCCCGGAGACGTTGGACGCTCGGGAACGATTCCGACTGCGAAACCAAATCGATCCGGACCTCCAGCAGTATGCCGAGGAGTTTGTGGACGTAAGCGATATCGAGCAACTCCCGACTGCCGTCGCACACGCCGCTCTCCAAGACGGTCTCCTGCTAACTGGCGACGAACAGGCCGTCGAGACATACTACGAGCAAATCGAGAAAGAGTACGAATCAACGGTCGACGAGCGGAAACGCCAACAGCGTGAATTCATCGACCGATTAGCAAGCGGAGACGTATAA
- a CDS encoding PIN domain-containing protein: MPRALLDTSVLFAATYRRDNAHDTALPILRGVDDGSLPEAVILDYVLAETMNGLTTHAGHDAAVDLLDRIEENARFHVESLTTDAFATGKALFRQHRTLSLVDACIVAYMQTEGLGYLYAFDDDFDAADDVYRLDTATNPYEPE; encoded by the coding sequence ATGCCTCGGGCCTTACTCGACACGTCGGTCCTCTTCGCAGCGACCTATCGACGAGATAACGCACACGATACTGCGCTTCCCATCCTCCGTGGCGTTGACGACGGGTCATTGCCGGAGGCAGTCATTCTCGATTACGTTCTGGCAGAGACGATGAACGGGCTCACCACCCACGCCGGACACGATGCGGCCGTCGATCTTCTTGACCGAATCGAAGAGAATGCCCGCTTCCATGTCGAGTCGCTAACTACCGATGCCTTTGCGACGGGAAAAGCACTATTCAGACAGCACAGAACGCTCTCGCTCGTCGATGCGTGTATCGTCGCCTACATGCAAACAGAAGGGCTAGGGTATCTCTACGCATTCGATGATGACTTCGATGCGGCTGACGATGTCTACCGACTCGATACCGCCACAAACCCCTACGAGCCGGAATAA
- a CDS encoding DUF6166 domain-containing protein, which produces MSGTIDSQSLEQTRPNQKQDIVYVGYRRRGRAVVERQPGQEVTPELSLELANHSPSGFGWGYGGSGPAQLALALLLDYTGDEDIALAHYTAFKNRVVSQLDCSHPEGYWRLTGTDIENALRELSDDVVAPSN; this is translated from the coding sequence ATGAGTGGAACAATCGACTCCCAATCACTCGAACAGACACGGCCAAACCAGAAACAGGATATCGTCTACGTCGGCTACCGGCGGCGCGGACGCGCTGTTGTGGAAAGACAACCCGGACAAGAGGTGACGCCAGAGCTAAGTCTCGAACTGGCGAACCACAGTCCATCGGGCTTCGGTTGGGGATACGGTGGGAGTGGCCCGGCGCAACTCGCGCTTGCGCTCCTGCTGGACTATACCGGCGACGAGGACATCGCACTAGCCCACTACACCGCGTTCAAAAACCGGGTCGTGAGCCAGTTAGACTGCTCTCATCCTGAAGGGTACTGGCGGCTCACCGGCACCGACATCGAAAACGCCCTCCGTGAACTGTCCGACGACGTGGTCGCACCGTCCAACTGA